A region from the bacterium genome encodes:
- a CDS encoding 2-phosphosulfolactate phosphatase — MTNIRVFATPKEWTEDDVRGSFAIVIDVLRASSTITQALANGAREVVPVATPAEAGEFAVKAGRNDVILGGERDGKQIEGFDLGNSPFEYTREQIAGRTVVFASTNGSPTLVRAKPAEMIVVGCFNNFTAVAAEARKSELDVSVLCSGRNGKFSIEDFVCAGKIVDSLQNGNGIGNDGAQGSLDLFRYYRSQIAEVVRNSYHGKYLAGLGFSDDLDHCSKVDIHQIVPALIEGKIRVTRTNGGS; from the coding sequence GTGACAAACATTCGTGTTTTTGCCACTCCGAAGGAGTGGACTGAGGATGATGTGCGCGGATCCTTCGCAATCGTGATCGACGTGCTTCGCGCGTCTTCGACGATTACGCAGGCGCTGGCGAACGGTGCGCGCGAAGTGGTTCCGGTAGCCACTCCGGCTGAGGCAGGAGAGTTTGCCGTGAAAGCCGGCCGCAACGACGTGATCCTGGGTGGCGAGCGGGACGGCAAGCAGATTGAAGGTTTTGATCTGGGTAACTCGCCTTTTGAATACACTCGAGAACAAATTGCCGGCCGCACAGTTGTCTTTGCTTCGACGAATGGTTCACCAACACTTGTTCGCGCAAAGCCGGCAGAGATGATTGTCGTGGGATGTTTTAATAATTTCACAGCGGTTGCAGCTGAAGCGCGCAAGAGCGAACTTGACGTCTCCGTATTGTGTTCGGGCCGAAACGGAAAGTTCTCCATCGAGGACTTTGTCTGCGCTGGCAAAATAGTGGATAGTCTGCAGAATGGCAACGGAATAGGCAATGACGGTGCTCAGGGGTCGCTTGATCTGTTCAGGTACTATCGATCGCAGATTGCCGAAGTTGTTCGAAATAGTTATCACGGCAAGTATCTCGCAGGTCTGGGTTTTAGTGATGATCTAGACCACTGCTCAAAAGTGGATATACATCAGATTGTTCCAGCACTCATAGAAGGCAAGATCCGGGTTACAAGAACAAATGGCGGTTCGTAA
- the gcvT gene encoding glycine cleavage system aminomethyltransferase GcvT: MKNTALTAEHEALGAKLVDFAGYRMPIQYHSIRAEHLRVRNTVGVFDVSHMGEFIVTGKDREEYLNRVTVNDVKGLNIGQAQYSCMCKPDGGIVDDLLIYKSADHIMVVVNASNLEKDWSWLSSNTMGDVILKNRSEQTSLMAVQGRNAAAVVQKLTESNLSVVANYHFIHGKLLGRTAVIARTGYTGEDGFELYVANEDAVTIWRAVLEAGREFDIEPIGLGARDSLRLEMKMCLYGNDIDDTTHPLEAGLGWITKLDKGDFIGRDALLRARDSGIKRKLVAMELEGNAFPRHGYVIHDSAGNTVGHVTSGTVSPCLNKGIAMGYVPTELSGVGSSVFVVCHNKSVPAKVVKPPFYKRPY; this comes from the coding sequence TTGAAGAATACGGCGCTTACGGCCGAGCATGAAGCGCTCGGGGCGAAGCTGGTGGATTTTGCCGGCTACAGAATGCCAATTCAATATCACTCAATTCGGGCTGAACATCTTCGGGTTCGGAATACAGTCGGAGTATTTGACGTTTCACATATGGGTGAATTCATTGTCACCGGAAAGGACAGAGAGGAGTATCTGAATCGAGTGACGGTAAACGACGTGAAGGGTCTGAACATCGGCCAGGCGCAATATTCTTGTATGTGCAAACCGGACGGCGGAATCGTAGATGACTTGCTGATTTACAAGAGTGCAGATCACATCATGGTTGTTGTCAATGCCTCGAATTTGGAAAAGGACTGGAGCTGGCTTTCGAGCAACACAATGGGTGATGTGATTCTCAAAAATCGATCTGAGCAAACGTCGCTTATGGCTGTGCAAGGTCGAAATGCCGCCGCAGTTGTTCAGAAATTAACCGAGTCCAACCTGTCAGTTGTCGCCAATTATCATTTCATACACGGTAAACTCCTCGGTCGAACTGCCGTAATAGCGCGGACGGGCTACACTGGCGAAGACGGGTTCGAACTCTATGTTGCTAACGAAGACGCCGTGACAATTTGGCGAGCTGTTTTGGAGGCAGGTAGGGAGTTTGATATTGAACCAATTGGCCTAGGTGCGCGAGACTCACTGCGGCTTGAGATGAAGATGTGTTTGTACGGCAATGACATTGATGATACTACCCACCCTCTTGAGGCAGGACTTGGGTGGATTACAAAGCTTGACAAGGGTGATTTTATTGGCAGGGATGCTCTGCTGCGCGCGCGCGATTCCGGAATTAAACGAAAGCTCGTGGCAATGGAACTCGAGGGCAATGCATTCCCCAGGCATGGCTATGTCATTCACGATAGTGCAGGTAATACAGTTGGTCACGTGACTTCTGGTACGGTGTCTCCGTGCTTGAACAAAGGGATTGCAATGGGCTATGTACCCACGGAGTTGTCGGGAGTTGGTTCAAGCGTCTTTGTTGTATGTCATAACAAGTCAGTTCCCGCGAAGGTCGTAAAGCCTCCGTTCTACAAGCGTCCATACTGA
- a CDS encoding biopolymer transporter ExbD — translation MGAVDVGGPKKSSGGQAWKRPRVAIRIDMTPMVDIAFLLLIFFMVTTVFRLPTAMEMVLPPPNEVAQPGKVFKEKLLQFYVLNNDSLALQIGDTLAKPLMWTDLRDSLKSRYDRYGDSVVVVARVHPKAKFMSLVDLVDEFNLVGTTRFSIDHYTTLDDSMLRAAGFQTAGAEGLPTPEEIEARFAPPGQQL, via the coding sequence ATGGGTGCTGTAGATGTAGGTGGACCCAAGAAATCGAGCGGCGGTCAAGCATGGAAGCGGCCCAGAGTCGCGATCCGAATTGACATGACGCCGATGGTAGACATCGCGTTCCTGCTGTTGATATTCTTCATGGTGACAACCGTATTCCGTTTGCCGACGGCAATGGAAATGGTCTTGCCTCCGCCAAACGAGGTGGCTCAGCCGGGGAAGGTCTTCAAGGAAAAGCTTCTCCAGTTTTACGTGTTGAATAATGACTCGTTGGCGCTGCAGATCGGCGATACGCTGGCGAAACCCTTGATGTGGACCGACTTGCGGGACAGTTTGAAATCTCGCTATGATCGCTATGGAGACAGTGTCGTGGTCGTTGCCCGAGTCCATCCAAAAGCAAAGTTCATGTCCTTGGTGGATTTGGTAGATGAGTTCAATTTGGTTGGCACGACGAGATTTTCGATCGATCATTACACGACATTGGACGATTCGATGCTTCGAGCCGCAGGATTTCAAACGGCCGGAGCAGAAGGGCTACCGACGCCTGAAGAAATTGAGGCACGTTTCGCGCCTCCCGGTCAACAACTCTAA
- a CDS encoding substrate-binding domain-containing protein — translation MTRIFWISLLLALTVMSCKEREPEESFTKGSAQIGCSDAVFELARFVATEYSDLHAAAHVGVWRHSTQSLLDSLLNDRIEEAFLDRALSQEESLAFSKFGKKLYSYPVAHYPVYLLVRESLAVEHLDSVNLRRILQGEVDSWKEIGGAGIPLTVYAPLPGDGAWTSLQTYFGEFDSLAAVVCSTHSRMISLAEHDPGALLIYMKKPADIVGYKKLRWAQDELRIPANAKTILESPRWPFMTTFTYVTTHMKSDVAAGYLTFLVSNDGQKMVMNEGYRPASVPVRIIQLKSSEQIDTSTVDTFSRRNG, via the coding sequence GTGACAAGAATATTCTGGATTTCCTTGCTACTCGCGCTAACAGTCATGAGCTGCAAGGAACGTGAGCCGGAGGAGTCATTTACAAAAGGTTCGGCACAAATCGGCTGCAGCGACGCTGTTTTCGAATTGGCTCGGTTTGTAGCAACGGAGTACTCTGATTTGCATGCAGCTGCCCACGTAGGTGTTTGGAGGCATTCAACCCAGTCACTTTTGGATTCCTTGCTGAACGACCGAATCGAGGAAGCGTTTCTTGATCGTGCATTGAGTCAGGAAGAATCGCTCGCATTTTCGAAGTTTGGCAAGAAGTTGTATTCCTATCCCGTTGCGCACTATCCTGTGTATCTGCTGGTGCGTGAGAGTCTGGCGGTTGAGCATCTCGACAGTGTAAACTTGCGGCGGATATTACAGGGTGAAGTTGATTCGTGGAAAGAGATTGGCGGTGCGGGCATTCCATTGACAGTTTATGCACCGCTGCCCGGCGACGGAGCATGGACTTCGCTGCAGACGTATTTCGGCGAGTTCGATTCTCTCGCGGCGGTCGTGTGTTCAACGCACAGTAGAATGATATCACTTGCAGAACATGACCCCGGCGCATTGTTGATTTACATGAAGAAGCCCGCGGATATTGTAGGTTACAAGAAACTGCGTTGGGCACAAGACGAGCTTCGGATACCCGCGAACGCGAAGACGATTCTGGAATCACCTCGCTGGCCGTTCATGACGACGTTCACATATGTGACAACGCACATGAAAAGCGATGTAGCTGCGGGTTATCTGACATTTCTGGTTTCCAATGATGGTCAGAAGATGGTCATGAACGAGGGTTACAGACCGGCATCTGTGCCAGTCCGCATCATTCAGCTAAAGAGTTCTGAACAGATTGACACGTCAACAGTCGATACGTTTTCGCGGCGAAATGGCTGA
- a CDS encoding TonB family protein — translation METGTKTKRLPLGALYLKGNLGRYLLQGLVVSVFLHSAAVALLGLWPETQKPVANDVIIEVTGFPTVREDIVPPPVPERIRPSAPQQPDFVKVLSVDELPLDSIALPEEELPPLSSNGHLDGTIDTGASGQGGVEGIDTSEGLAGIKPPWETGFSIFEVAPAALYEINPQPAYPELARRTGMSGRVFVWVHISEKGDVTEWHVVDVKPAGLGFEDEVARVIPKWKFTPALQQNRPVAVWVAIPFKFKVSN, via the coding sequence ATGGAAACCGGAACGAAGACAAAGAGGCTGCCGCTTGGTGCACTTTACTTGAAAGGCAATCTTGGACGTTATCTGCTGCAAGGACTTGTTGTCAGCGTGTTCCTGCACAGTGCGGCCGTTGCCCTGCTGGGGTTATGGCCGGAAACGCAGAAACCTGTTGCGAATGATGTGATAATTGAAGTCACGGGTTTCCCAACGGTTCGCGAAGACATAGTTCCTCCTCCGGTGCCGGAGAGAATTCGACCCAGCGCACCTCAGCAGCCGGATTTTGTAAAGGTACTTTCGGTAGATGAATTGCCATTGGATTCAATTGCGTTACCGGAAGAGGAACTGCCTCCTCTGAGCAGCAACGGTCACCTTGATGGAACGATTGATACCGGAGCGTCTGGGCAGGGTGGGGTGGAAGGCATCGACACCTCGGAGGGTTTGGCGGGGATCAAACCCCCATGGGAAACGGGTTTTTCGATTTTCGAAGTCGCACCAGCCGCATTGTACGAAATCAATCCGCAGCCAGCCTACCCGGAACTTGCAAGACGGACCGGGATGAGCGGCAGAGTGTTTGTTTGGGTTCACATTAGCGAAAAGGGTGATGTGACTGAATGGCACGTAGTGGATGTCAAACCGGCAGGCCTCGGCTTTGAGGATGAAGTTGCGCGTGTGATTCCAAAGTGGAAGTTCACACCTGCACTGCAACAGAATCGCCCCGTCGCCGTTTGGGTTGCAATACCATTTAAGTTCAAGGTCTCAAACTAG
- a CDS encoding biopolymer transporter ExbD, translating into MAAPKKRRIPISIDMTPMVDIAFLLLIFFMSTTVFKKPAEVDVQAPSSHSIRPLPETGIIVITIPKDNRVFMTLDNAALDVENGLAEVKGLTTRGIEFQPDSIVKPIERLMLKRLVDKVVLKADKDASYGTIEKVLQTLQKNELLFVNMVTEVEES; encoded by the coding sequence ATGGCTGCTCCCAAGAAACGCAGGATTCCGATATCCATCGATATGACACCGATGGTGGATATTGCATTCCTTTTATTGATATTCTTCATGTCAACAACGGTGTTCAAGAAGCCTGCTGAAGTAGACGTTCAGGCTCCTTCATCACATTCGATACGACCGCTGCCGGAAACGGGAATTATTGTAATCACGATTCCAAAAGACAACCGGGTCTTCATGACGCTGGACAATGCCGCACTGGACGTTGAGAACGGATTGGCAGAAGTAAAGGGTTTAACGACCCGTGGCATCGAATTCCAGCCGGATTCGATTGTGAAACCAATTGAAAGGTTGATGCTGAAGAGACTAGTTGATAAGGTCGTGTTGAAAGCGGACAAGGACGCTTCCTATGGCACGATCGAAAAAGTGCTGCAGACTCTTCAGAAGAATGAGCTTCTGTTCGTGAACATGGTCACCGAAGTTGAAGAAAGCTAA
- a CDS encoding S41 family peptidase, which produces MKRTRNYFIMAVLGVIVGGIGLLWSPALFADNSGDVNMQLNKLNYILRSVRDNYVEEPDAAKLLEGAIEGMLKELDPHSVYIPADQQKRITEQFRGDFEGIGIQFTIQNDWLTVISPIPGTPADRLGIRAGDRITHIDGLSAYGISNEEVFEKLRGEKGSTVRVTIERPTIEVPLEFEIVRDKIPIFSVGAAFLMPDKETGYVRISQFTATTTDEVVSALDSLKAIGMKQLLLDLRGNPGGYLDQAWRVADLFMPRKDMLLVYTKGRTPKSNSEFRSTGIGAKYDMPLICLINHGSASASEIVSGAIQDHDRGLVVGQVSFGKGLVQTPYPMPDGSVVRITTARYYTPTGRLIQRPYDNGFAEYVMGGRDEEDPNAPEIAEQDTTPREQFLTDGGRVVYGGGGITPDSTVVPSKTNTLTAQLFSKRMYFEWASEYVVKNPNISKDHEDFAKSFQVTDEMLGDFKQFCIDRKIEVDDPRWEQDIAFTKTQLKGEIAGLVFNNRDIYNLIRLQDDEQIQAAMGMFEQAKAVASSSVKTRPGNKN; this is translated from the coding sequence TTGAAGCGAACAAGAAATTACTTCATCATGGCGGTCCTGGGTGTCATTGTCGGCGGTATAGGTCTGTTGTGGAGCCCAGCTCTCTTTGCAGACAACAGCGGCGACGTCAACATGCAGCTGAATAAGCTGAACTACATTTTGCGGTCAGTGCGGGACAACTATGTTGAAGAGCCTGATGCCGCCAAACTGCTTGAAGGCGCAATTGAAGGAATGTTGAAGGAGCTTGATCCGCACTCAGTGTATATCCCGGCGGACCAGCAGAAGCGAATTACGGAGCAGTTCCGTGGCGACTTTGAAGGGATTGGAATTCAGTTCACAATTCAAAATGACTGGTTGACAGTGATCTCGCCGATACCCGGAACGCCCGCTGACAGACTTGGAATTCGTGCAGGAGACAGAATCACGCATATAGACGGGCTTTCCGCGTACGGGATCTCGAATGAAGAGGTCTTTGAAAAGCTCAGAGGTGAAAAGGGTTCAACAGTCCGAGTGACGATTGAGCGACCCACGATTGAAGTTCCACTAGAGTTCGAAATCGTGCGAGACAAGATTCCCATATTCTCAGTTGGTGCAGCTTTCTTAATGCCCGACAAGGAAACAGGGTATGTCCGAATCAGCCAGTTCACGGCCACAACCACGGATGAAGTCGTATCCGCATTGGACAGCCTCAAGGCAATCGGGATGAAACAATTGTTGCTCGACTTGCGTGGGAATCCGGGCGGGTATCTTGATCAAGCCTGGCGGGTTGCGGATCTTTTTATGCCGAGAAAGGACATGCTACTGGTTTACACGAAGGGACGCACGCCGAAGTCCAACTCAGAGTTTCGTTCAACAGGCATCGGAGCCAAATACGATATGCCTTTGATTTGCCTGATAAATCATGGCAGCGCATCTGCATCAGAGATTGTATCCGGTGCGATTCAAGATCATGATCGCGGATTGGTCGTGGGTCAAGTCAGCTTTGGCAAGGGGCTAGTTCAGACACCGTATCCGATGCCGGACGGATCGGTAGTGCGTATAACAACAGCGCGTTATTACACGCCAACAGGCAGGCTGATTCAGCGACCTTATGACAACGGCTTTGCCGAGTATGTCATGGGGGGACGTGACGAAGAAGATCCGAATGCACCGGAGATTGCTGAGCAAGATACGACTCCCCGCGAGCAGTTCTTGACCGATGGCGGCAGAGTTGTATATGGTGGCGGAGGGATAACTCCGGACAGCACGGTGGTACCAAGCAAGACAAACACTTTGACCGCGCAGCTTTTCAGTAAGAGAATGTACTTTGAATGGGCATCAGAATACGTGGTCAAGAACCCGAATATCAGCAAGGATCACGAGGATTTTGCGAAGAGTTTTCAAGTGACTGATGAGATGCTTGGTGACTTCAAGCAATTCTGTATTGATCGCAAGATCGAAGTTGACGATCCGCGTTGGGAACAGGATATTGCCTTTACCAAGACTCAGCTCAAAGGTGAAATTGCCGGTTTAGTGTTCAACAATCGGGATATTTACAACCTGATTAGGCTCCAAGATGACGAGCAGATACAAGCTGCGATGGGCATGTTCGAACAGGCCAAGGCAGTGGCCTCGTCATCTGTGAAGACTCGCCCGGGTAACAAGAATTAA
- a CDS encoding tetratricopeptide repeat protein, whose translation MRLRFQNILNLAAILSACASIYAANPPLDRARELAKTGNWDEVRALAEEGANLEPKNEEAWRLRGRAELFFGDTTLAIQYYEQALALNPKQADAVVDLTTVFVALNRLEDADRIVSAAEKKDPKGKIDEIKVSRALILGKQNKIGEATPILASATAKHPDNPLYPLILARIYGNAGVTTLAKDNYAKAWSLDEGNPDIAFEYGQTLLALKEYDEADKLFKIVQDRDPDNKQVDYLRGRLRFAAKRYAEAAAEFQKAVEKDQENFLANYWLGRSYVDLSKTEKKNFYSAALAPLRKALMLRPDRTDIELSLAEAEYFVGRSLFFTSQQDSLSEESKIRLADEFQKQAESFEASAATPKVPIPPKPPVPVGDGSVPSVPSIPVVTDAERTAQTLALVAKYRSAEMTLRDPAAKLDGKHPLQNELIELSVAIMQHAMYSSQELPKLQDVYASIARAFDKLEKLDSSLFYTERQLELTPNSASDVTRKISLLQRLDDQARLAEYLNVLAADTAMLDKYGLILVNSYIETKQYDKAREAVNRVIERDPGNCDAHQLNAYIDLKRERYGAAINVLLEGVKACPNSGDLWVFLGDSYFFSVDKPDKATVEKAKNAYCRAASLGNSTGQEKCEEVGNYLKQMR comes from the coding sequence ATGCGCTTACGATTTCAAAACATACTTAACTTAGCGGCCATTCTCTCGGCGTGTGCGAGCATTTATGCAGCCAATCCGCCACTCGACAGGGCCCGCGAACTTGCCAAAACCGGCAATTGGGATGAAGTCCGCGCATTAGCGGAAGAAGGGGCAAACCTCGAACCAAAGAACGAAGAGGCTTGGCGGCTTCGTGGTCGCGCCGAATTGTTCTTCGGCGATACGACTTTGGCAATTCAGTACTATGAGCAGGCACTTGCGTTGAATCCAAAGCAGGCGGATGCAGTAGTTGATTTGACAACTGTGTTTGTTGCTTTGAATCGTCTTGAAGATGCCGACCGCATCGTCTCTGCAGCAGAAAAGAAAGACCCTAAGGGTAAAATTGACGAGATCAAAGTCTCCCGGGCTTTGATACTGGGAAAGCAGAACAAGATTGGCGAAGCAACTCCAATTCTTGCCAGTGCCACAGCAAAGCACCCTGACAACCCATTATATCCACTGATTCTTGCCCGAATTTACGGCAACGCCGGGGTCACGACGCTTGCCAAGGATAACTACGCCAAAGCTTGGAGTCTTGACGAGGGAAATCCCGATATTGCCTTTGAATATGGTCAAACACTTCTTGCGTTGAAGGAGTATGATGAGGCCGACAAGCTGTTCAAGATTGTACAGGACAGAGACCCTGACAACAAGCAAGTCGACTATCTTCGCGGGCGCTTGAGGTTTGCTGCGAAGCGATATGCTGAGGCCGCGGCTGAGTTTCAGAAAGCGGTGGAGAAGGACCAGGAGAACTTCCTGGCGAATTACTGGCTGGGACGAAGCTACGTTGATCTTTCCAAGACGGAAAAGAAGAATTTTTATTCCGCCGCTCTTGCACCGTTGAGGAAGGCGCTGATGCTCAGGCCGGACCGTACAGACATTGAGCTATCCCTGGCAGAAGCGGAGTATTTTGTCGGGCGTTCGCTGTTTTTTACGTCGCAGCAGGATTCACTGTCTGAAGAATCAAAAATCCGGCTGGCAGATGAGTTTCAGAAGCAGGCGGAAAGCTTTGAGGCCAGTGCGGCAACGCCCAAAGTACCCATTCCGCCAAAACCCCCGGTGCCCGTGGGAGACGGATCCGTCCCATCCGTCCCTTCGATTCCAGTAGTTACCGATGCAGAGCGTACAGCTCAAACCCTTGCGCTTGTGGCAAAATACCGGTCGGCCGAGATGACCTTGCGCGATCCGGCAGCGAAGCTTGATGGGAAGCATCCGTTGCAAAACGAGTTGATTGAACTGTCCGTTGCAATCATGCAGCATGCAATGTACAGCTCTCAAGAGCTTCCCAAACTTCAGGATGTGTATGCAAGCATCGCACGTGCCTTCGACAAACTTGAGAAGCTCGATTCGTCACTGTTTTACACAGAAAGGCAGCTGGAGCTAACACCGAATTCTGCGAGTGATGTTACGAGAAAAATCAGCCTGTTGCAGCGGCTCGATGATCAGGCCCGGTTGGCGGAATATCTGAATGTTCTTGCGGCGGACACCGCGATGCTAGACAAATACGGGCTGATCCTGGTTAACAGCTATATCGAGACGAAACAGTACGACAAGGCGAGGGAAGCAGTTAACCGCGTAATTGAGCGCGATCCGGGGAATTGTGATGCGCATCAGCTTAATGCATACATTGATTTGAAACGCGAGCGCTACGGCGCCGCGATAAACGTTTTGCTGGAGGGTGTGAAGGCATGCCCGAACAGCGGAGACTTATGGGTATTTCTGGGGGACAGCTACTTTTTCTCGGTAGACAAACCGGACAAGGCAACAGTGGAGAAGGCAAAGAATGCCTATTGTCGTGCGGCGAGTCTTGGCAATTCGACCGGACAGGAAAAGTGTGAAGAAGTCGGAAATTATTTAAAGCAGATGAGATAA
- a CDS encoding TonB family protein, which yields MNFLEELEKGKYGAIELKKIVGRNLIRGLAFSVAVHTAVVAAPFVASLFQEEIPPPDRVVVVDPSILEKLKRLNPNQAPPKIERPKLAPPKVVVPIAVSEETIEEQPEIMKQEELVAAIVEEYGTDTLGIGEGVELVLEESGDDIPSYEEFIPFEVPPQPLPDFSPQPAFPKLAQQAGVSGKVTAQVYVDKKGEVKKWRIVQAKPEKLGFEEEVEKVLPKWKFTPAIQQGNPVGVWIAIPFNFKVQ from the coding sequence ATGAATTTCTTAGAAGAACTTGAAAAAGGCAAATACGGCGCGATTGAGCTGAAGAAGATCGTCGGTCGCAACCTTATTCGCGGTCTGGCCTTCAGTGTGGCAGTGCACACTGCCGTGGTGGCTGCACCGTTTGTGGCCTCGCTTTTTCAGGAGGAGATACCTCCACCGGATCGCGTGGTTGTTGTTGACCCATCAATCCTTGAAAAGCTCAAGAGGCTGAACCCAAACCAGGCGCCACCGAAGATTGAGCGTCCGAAACTTGCACCTCCCAAGGTCGTTGTTCCGATTGCCGTAAGTGAAGAGACGATAGAAGAGCAGCCTGAAATCATGAAACAGGAAGAACTCGTGGCGGCAATCGTCGAAGAGTACGGCACGGATACACTAGGTATCGGCGAAGGTGTTGAGCTTGTGCTTGAAGAATCCGGCGATGATATTCCAAGCTACGAAGAATTTATTCCCTTTGAGGTACCGCCGCAGCCGCTCCCTGATTTCAGTCCACAACCGGCATTTCCGAAATTAGCACAGCAAGCAGGCGTGTCTGGCAAGGTGACCGCACAGGTTTATGTTGACAAGAAAGGTGAAGTCAAGAAGTGGCGGATTGTGCAGGCAAAGCCAGAGAAGCTTGGATTTGAAGAAGAAGTTGAGAAGGTACTGCCAAAATGGAAGTTTACACCGGCAATTCAACAGGGTAATCCGGTCGGTGTGTGGATTGCAATTCCTTTTAACTTCAAAGTTCAGTAA
- a CDS encoding MotA/TolQ/ExbB proton channel family protein, producing the protein MKQGTFTTITLLAALVISSIFYWGILPTMDKGPEETPLIHQIALAGPIVPFLITLTLMLLTFVIERIITLGKARGARPLPIYFSEFTKAVRDGKYDHAVKISDEQRGSAAAVLKAGAEQWIRVANDKSVNMEKKISETQRAINEARLLEVPFLERNLIALSTIASVATMVGLLGTTIGMIRSFAAMSTQGAPNAAELARGISEALVNTALGLFAAIVGIVCYNFFVNKVDQFNYEIDEAAYLMVEILKDKEV; encoded by the coding sequence ATGAAGCAAGGAACTTTTACGACGATCACGCTTCTCGCAGCGCTGGTCATCTCCTCGATTTTCTATTGGGGTATTTTGCCGACCATGGACAAAGGCCCAGAGGAAACGCCCCTAATTCACCAGATTGCCTTGGCCGGACCCATCGTGCCATTTCTGATTACTTTGACTTTGATGCTCTTGACTTTCGTTATTGAGCGCATCATCACGTTGGGCAAGGCGCGCGGAGCCCGTCCGTTGCCGATCTACTTCTCTGAATTCACTAAAGCAGTTCGGGATGGCAAGTATGACCATGCTGTAAAGATTTCGGACGAGCAGCGTGGATCAGCTGCCGCGGTCTTGAAGGCAGGCGCGGAGCAGTGGATTCGTGTGGCGAATGACAAGTCGGTGAATATGGAGAAGAAGATCTCGGAAACTCAAAGAGCGATTAATGAAGCACGACTGCTTGAAGTTCCGTTCCTGGAAAGAAATCTGATTGCTCTTTCTACGATAGCTTCAGTGGCTACGATGGTCGGACTGCTAGGCACGACGATCGGAATGATCCGTTCGTTTGCCGCTATGTCCACGCAGGGCGCGCCGAATGCCGCCGAGCTTGCACGTGGTATTTCCGAGGCGCTGGTGAACACCGCTCTCGGATTGTTTGCGGCAATCGTCGGTATCGTCTGCTACAACTTCTTCGTGAATAAGGTTGACCAGTTCAACTATGAGATTGATGAAGCTGCGTACTTAATGGTGGAGATCCTGAAGGACAAGGAAGTGTAA